From the Streptomyces pluripotens genome, one window contains:
- a CDS encoding MBL fold metallo-hydrolase: MLIAGFPAGAWGTNCYLVAPAAGEECVIIDPGHQAAEGVEEALKKHRLKPVAVVLTHGHIDHVASVVPVCGAHDVPAWIHPEDRYMMSDPEKALGRSIGMPLMGELTVGEPDDVKDLTDGAALELAGLAFSVAHAPGHTKGSVTFGLPEAADIPPILFSGDLLFAGSIGRTDLPGGSMEDMFASLARVCLPLDDSTVVLPGHNDHTTIGRERATNPYLRQVATGRQVGSAADVPRRGM; encoded by the coding sequence GTGCTCATTGCCGGGTTCCCCGCCGGGGCCTGGGGGACGAACTGCTATCTCGTCGCCCCCGCCGCCGGTGAGGAGTGCGTGATCATCGACCCCGGCCACCAGGCCGCCGAAGGCGTCGAGGAAGCCCTGAAGAAGCATCGGCTCAAGCCTGTCGCCGTCGTCCTCACCCACGGTCACATCGACCACGTGGCCTCGGTGGTCCCGGTGTGCGGCGCACACGACGTGCCGGCCTGGATCCACCCCGAGGACCGGTACATGATGAGCGACCCCGAGAAGGCACTCGGCCGGTCCATCGGCATGCCGCTGATGGGCGAGCTGACCGTGGGGGAGCCGGACGACGTCAAGGACCTGACCGACGGTGCCGCGCTTGAGCTGGCCGGACTCGCCTTCTCCGTCGCCCACGCCCCGGGCCATACCAAGGGGTCGGTGACCTTCGGCCTGCCCGAGGCGGCGGACATCCCGCCCATCCTGTTCTCGGGCGACCTGCTGTTCGCCGGCTCCATCGGACGCACCGACCTGCCGGGCGGCTCCATGGAGGACATGTTTGCGTCACTGGCCCGCGTGTGCCTGCCGCTTGATGACTCCACCGTGGTGCTGCCCGGTCACAATGACCACACGACCATCGGCCGTGAGCGCGCCACCAACCCCTACCTACGGCAAGTGGCCACCGGCCGCCAAGTCGGCAGCGCCGCTGACGTTCCCCGACGAGGAATGTGA
- the rpsD gene encoding 30S ribosomal protein S4 — protein sequence MANQSRPKVKKSRALGIALTPKAVKYFEARPYPPGEHGRGRKQNSDYKVRLLEKQRLRAQYDVSERQLVRAYERASKVQGKTGEALIIELERRLDALVLRSGIARTIYQARQMVVHGHIQVNGQKVDKPSFRVRPDDVVQVRDRSKDKTLFQIAREGGFAPEGETPRYLQVNLKALAFRLDRDPNRKEIPVICDEQLVVEYYAR from the coding sequence ATGGCGAACCAGTCCCGTCCCAAGGTCAAGAAGTCGCGTGCCCTCGGCATCGCGCTGACCCCGAAGGCCGTCAAGTACTTCGAGGCCCGCCCCTACCCGCCGGGTGAGCACGGTCGTGGCCGCAAGCAGAACTCGGACTACAAGGTCCGTCTGCTGGAGAAGCAGCGTCTGCGCGCGCAGTACGACGTGTCCGAGCGCCAGCTCGTCCGCGCCTACGAGCGTGCTTCCAAGGTCCAGGGCAAGACGGGTGAGGCCCTGATCATCGAGCTGGAGCGCCGTCTCGACGCGCTGGTCCTGCGTTCGGGCATCGCCCGCACGATCTACCAGGCCCGCCAGATGGTCGTCCACGGCCACATCCAGGTCAACGGCCAGAAGGTCGACAAGCCGTCCTTCCGCGTCCGCCCGGACGACGTCGTGCAGGTCCGCGACCGCTCCAAGGACAAGACGCTCTTCCAGATCGCCCGCGAGGGTGGCTTCGCCCCCGAGGGTGAGACCCCGCGCTACCTGCAGGTGAACCTCAAGGCCCTGGCGTTCCGCCTGGACCGCGACCCGAACCGCAAGGAGATCCCGGTGATCTGCGACGAGCAGCTCGTCGTCGAGTACTACGCCCGCTGA
- a CDS encoding vitamin K epoxide reductase family protein: MSKTTVKDVSTEPEPERDAHAPRVVGGSRAFALLLVITGAAGLLAAWVITLDKFKILEYKVEGKTFTPSCSVNAVVSCSNVMESKQASVFGFPNPMLGLVCYGIVICVGMSLLARTRFPRWYWLTFNLGTLFGVCFVTWLQFQTLYRINALCLWCSLAWVATIIMFWYVTTFNIRNDFLPVPRPVKKFVAEFTWVLPATHVGVVAMLVLTRWGSDLWVG, encoded by the coding sequence ATGAGCAAGACGACAGTCAAAGACGTCTCCACGGAGCCCGAACCCGAGCGCGACGCCCATGCGCCCCGGGTGGTGGGCGGCAGCCGTGCGTTCGCCCTGCTGCTGGTGATCACCGGTGCGGCTGGCCTGCTCGCCGCCTGGGTCATCACGCTCGACAAGTTCAAGATCCTCGAGTACAAGGTCGAAGGCAAGACCTTCACACCGAGTTGCAGCGTCAACGCCGTCGTCTCCTGCAGCAACGTGATGGAGAGCAAACAGGCGTCCGTCTTCGGGTTCCCGAACCCGATGCTCGGTCTGGTCTGCTACGGCATCGTGATCTGCGTCGGCATGAGCCTGTTGGCCCGGACGCGCTTCCCCCGCTGGTACTGGCTGACCTTCAACCTCGGCACCCTCTTCGGCGTCTGCTTCGTCACTTGGCTGCAGTTCCAGACGCTGTACCGGATCAACGCGCTGTGCCTGTGGTGCTCGCTGGCCTGGGTCGCGACGATCATCATGTTCTGGTACGTGACCACCTTCAACATCCGCAACGACTTCCTGCCCGTGCCGCGCCCGGTGAAGAAGTTCGTCGCCGAGTTCACCTGGGTCCTTCCGGCCACGCACGTCGGCGTCGTCGCCATGCTGGTCCTGACCCGCTGGGGCAGCGACCTCTGGGTTGGTTGA
- a CDS encoding DUF349 domain-containing protein yields MSSDPWGRVDETGTVYVRTADGEKVVGSWQAGSPEEALAYFERKYEGLVVEIGLLEKRVRTTDLSAKDAQTAIGHLREQVDAHHAVGDLDALRKRLDKLVETVEARREERKQQRARQSDEARTAKEELVAEAEALAQSDQWRVAGERLRALVDTWKGLPRLDRKSDDELWHRFSHARSAFSKRRKAHFAQLDAQREEARQTKERLVAEAEALSGSTDWGPTAARYRDLMTEWKAAGRAQREHEDDLWNRFRGAQDVFFAARSSVFAERDAEQAENLKLKEELAEEAERLLPITELKAARAAFRSINERWEAIGHVPRDARPKVEGRMHTVERAIQEAEEAEWRRTNPEARARAEGLTGQLQAAVDKLKAQIEQARVQGNNAKAEKLERELEGRQALLDQALKGLQEFGG; encoded by the coding sequence GTGAGCAGCGACCCGTGGGGCCGCGTCGACGAGACGGGGACCGTGTACGTGCGTACGGCCGACGGTGAGAAGGTCGTCGGTTCCTGGCAGGCCGGCTCCCCTGAGGAGGCACTGGCCTACTTCGAGCGCAAGTACGAAGGCCTGGTTGTCGAGATCGGCCTCCTCGAAAAGCGCGTGCGGACCACCGACTTGTCGGCGAAGGACGCCCAGACCGCGATCGGCCACCTGCGCGAGCAGGTCGACGCGCACCATGCCGTCGGTGACCTGGACGCGCTACGGAAGCGGCTGGACAAGCTCGTGGAGACCGTAGAGGCGCGCCGCGAGGAGCGCAAGCAGCAACGGGCCAGACAGTCCGACGAGGCCCGCACGGCCAAGGAGGAACTGGTCGCGGAGGCGGAGGCGCTGGCCCAGTCCGACCAGTGGCGGGTCGCCGGTGAGCGGCTGCGGGCGCTGGTGGACACCTGGAAGGGGCTGCCTCGCCTGGACCGCAAGTCCGACGACGAACTGTGGCACCGCTTCTCCCACGCCCGGTCGGCGTTCTCCAAGCGTCGCAAGGCGCACTTCGCGCAGCTGGACGCGCAGCGCGAGGAGGCCCGCCAGACCAAGGAGCGGCTGGTCGCCGAGGCAGAGGCGCTGTCGGGCTCCACGGACTGGGGGCCGACGGCGGCTCGCTACCGCGACCTGATGACGGAGTGGAAGGCCGCTGGCCGCGCCCAGCGCGAGCACGAGGACGACCTGTGGAACCGCTTCCGCGGTGCCCAGGACGTGTTCTTCGCTGCACGCAGCTCGGTGTTCGCCGAGCGGGACGCGGAGCAGGCGGAGAACCTGAAGCTGAAGGAGGAGCTGGCCGAGGAGGCCGAGAGGCTCCTACCGATCACGGAGTTGAAGGCCGCACGGGCCGCCTTCCGCTCGATCAACGAGCGCTGGGAGGCCATCGGCCACGTGCCGCGGGACGCACGTCCCAAGGTCGAGGGCCGGATGCACACGGTCGAGCGTGCCATCCAGGAGGCCGAGGAGGCCGAGTGGCGCCGGACGAACCCGGAGGCACGTGCGCGTGCCGAGGGTCTGACCGGCCAGCTGCAGGCCGCCGTGGACAAGCTGAAGGCGCAGATCGAGCAGGCCAGGGTCCAGGGCAACAACGCCAAGGCCGAGAAGCTGGAGCGCGAACTGGAGGGCCGCCAGGCGCTCCTCGACCAGGCTCTCAAGGGCCTGCAGGAGTTCGGCGGCTGA
- a CDS encoding replication-associated recombination protein A — MEPDLFTAAAEDRQEKDPAGSPLAVRMRPRTLDEVVGQQHLLGPGSPLRRLVGEGAGGPAGPSSVILWGPPGTGKTTLAYVVSRATNKRFVELSAITAGVKEVRAVIDGARRATGGFGKETVLFLDEIHRFSKAQQDSLLPAVENRWVTLIAATTENPYFSVISPLLSRSLLLTLEPLTDDDVRGLLRRALSEQRGLKDAVGLPEDTEEHLLRIAGGDARRALTALEAAAGAALDQGESEISLRTLEQTVDRAAVKYDRDGDQHYDVASALIKSIRGSDVDAALHYLARMIEAGEDPRFIARRLMISASEDIGLADPNALSIAVAAAQAVAMVGFPEAALTLSHATIALALAPKSNSATSAIGAALEDVRKGLAGPVPPHLRDGHYKGAAKLGHAQGYVYPHDLSEGIAQQQYAPDALKDREYYTPTRHGAEARYADAVEWTRKHLGRKRP; from the coding sequence GTGGAACCCGACCTCTTCACAGCCGCAGCAGAAGACCGCCAGGAAAAGGACCCGGCAGGCAGCCCCCTGGCGGTGCGCATGCGCCCGCGCACGCTCGACGAGGTCGTCGGCCAACAGCATCTGCTGGGCCCCGGTTCCCCGCTGCGCCGGCTGGTCGGTGAAGGGGCCGGCGGCCCCGCCGGGCCGTCCTCGGTGATCCTGTGGGGTCCGCCCGGTACCGGCAAGACGACCCTCGCCTACGTCGTCTCCAGGGCGACCAACAAGCGGTTCGTGGAACTGTCCGCGATCACCGCGGGCGTCAAGGAGGTCCGCGCGGTCATCGACGGCGCCCGCCGGGCCACCGGCGGCTTCGGCAAAGAGACCGTCCTCTTCCTGGACGAGATCCACCGCTTCAGCAAGGCCCAGCAGGACTCCCTGCTGCCGGCGGTGGAGAACCGCTGGGTGACCCTGATCGCGGCCACCACGGAGAACCCGTACTTCTCCGTCATCTCCCCACTGCTCTCCCGCTCTCTCCTGCTCACCCTCGAACCGCTCACCGACGACGACGTCCGGGGCCTGCTGCGCCGGGCGCTGAGCGAACAGCGCGGCCTGAAGGACGCCGTCGGCCTCCCCGAGGACACCGAGGAGCACCTGTTGCGGATCGCCGGCGGTGACGCCCGCCGGGCCCTGACCGCCCTGGAGGCCGCTGCCGGAGCCGCACTGGACCAAGGCGAGAGCGAGATCAGCCTGCGGACACTGGAGCAGACGGTTGACCGGGCCGCCGTGAAGTACGACCGCGACGGGGACCAGCACTACGACGTGGCCAGCGCCCTCATCAAATCCATCCGCGGCTCCGACGTCGACGCGGCCCTGCACTACCTGGCACGCATGATCGAGGCCGGCGAGGACCCCCGGTTCATCGCCCGCCGCCTCATGATCTCGGCCAGTGAGGACATCGGCCTGGCCGACCCGAACGCCTTGTCGATCGCCGTCGCCGCCGCCCAGGCCGTCGCGATGGTCGGCTTCCCCGAGGCCGCCCTCACCCTGAGTCACGCCACGATCGCCCTGGCCCTCGCCCCCAAGTCCAACTCCGCGACCTCGGCCATCGGCGCCGCACTGGAGGATGTGCGCAAAGGGCTGGCCGGCCCGGTGCCGCCGCATCTGCGTGACGGGCACTACAAGGGTGCCGCCAAGCTCGGCCACGCCCAGGGCTACGTGTATCCGCACGACCTGTCCGAGGGCATCGCCCAGCAGCAGTACGCGCCGGATGCCCTCAAGGACCGCGAGTACTACACGCCGACCCGGCACGGAGCCGAGGCCCGGTACGCGGACGCGGTCGAGTGGACCAGGAAGCACCTCGGTCGCAAGCGGCCCTGA
- a CDS encoding DUF948 domain-containing protein, translating into MSGGEVAGILVAVFWAILVSFLAVALARVAQTLKATTKLVVDVTDQAVPLLADASSAVRSAQTQIDRVDAIASDVQEVTSNASALSTTVASTFGGPLVKVAAFGYGVRRALGVRKEGVPAKSQRRTVIVGRTVPAAPRKRTARGKRD; encoded by the coding sequence GTGTCCGGTGGAGAGGTGGCCGGGATTCTGGTGGCCGTCTTCTGGGCGATCCTGGTCTCCTTCCTCGCGGTCGCGCTGGCGAGGGTGGCCCAGACGCTCAAGGCGACCACCAAACTCGTGGTGGACGTGACTGACCAGGCCGTCCCGCTGCTCGCCGACGCATCGTCGGCCGTGCGGTCCGCACAGACCCAGATCGACCGGGTCGATGCGATCGCCTCCGACGTCCAGGAGGTCACGTCGAACGCCTCCGCGCTGTCGACCACCGTCGCCTCCACCTTCGGCGGCCCGCTGGTCAAGGTCGCGGCCTTCGGCTACGGCGTCCGCCGGGCTCTGGGCGTCCGCAAGGAGGGCGTGCCCGCGAAGTCGCAGCGGCGTACCGTGATCGTGGGCCGCACCGTCCCTGCCGCACCACGCAAGCGCACCGCCCGCGGAAAGAGGGACTGA
- the hisS gene encoding histidine--tRNA ligase gives MSTFKAPKGTYDLIPPESATFLAVREAIAAPLRTSGYGYIETPGFENVELFARGVGESTDIVTKEMYAFETKGGDKLALRPEGTASVLRAALEANLHKAGNLPVKLWYSGSYYRYERPQKGRYRHFSQVGAEAIGVEDPAVDAELIILADQAYRSLGLRNFRILLNSLGDRECRPVYRAALQDFLRGLDLDEDTLRRAEINPLRVLDDKRESVQKQLTGAPLLRDYLCDACKTYHEEVRGLLTTAGVAFEDDLKLVRGLDYYTRTTFEFVHDGLGSQSAVGGGGRYDGLSEMIGGPALPSVGWALGVDRTVLALEAEGIELELPAVTSVFAVPLGEEARRVLFAKVTELRKAGIAADFAYGGKGLKAAMKAANRSGARYALVLGERDLADDVVQLKDMDSGEQSAVAIAEVLTELRSRLG, from the coding sequence GTGAGCACCTTCAAGGCCCCCAAGGGCACCTACGACCTGATTCCGCCGGAGTCCGCCACATTCCTGGCGGTCCGTGAGGCGATCGCCGCCCCGCTGCGCACCTCCGGCTACGGCTACATCGAGACACCCGGCTTCGAGAACGTCGAACTGTTTGCGCGCGGTGTCGGCGAGTCCACCGACATCGTCACCAAGGAGATGTACGCCTTCGAGACCAAGGGCGGCGACAAGCTCGCCCTGCGCCCCGAGGGCACGGCATCCGTGCTGCGGGCGGCCCTGGAGGCCAACCTGCACAAGGCGGGCAACCTCCCGGTCAAACTCTGGTACTCCGGCTCGTACTACCGCTACGAACGCCCGCAGAAAGGCCGCTACCGGCACTTCTCCCAGGTTGGCGCCGAGGCGATCGGGGTGGAGGACCCGGCGGTCGACGCCGAACTGATCATCCTGGCCGACCAGGCGTACCGCTCGCTGGGTCTGCGCAACTTCCGCATTCTGCTGAACAGCCTGGGCGACAGGGAGTGCCGCCCGGTGTACCGGGCCGCGCTGCAGGACTTCCTGCGCGGCCTGGACCTGGACGAGGACACGCTCCGCCGGGCGGAGATCAACCCGCTCCGGGTCCTCGACGACAAGCGCGAGTCGGTACAGAAGCAGCTCACCGGAGCCCCGCTGCTCCGTGACTATCTCTGTGACGCTTGCAAGACCTACCACGAGGAGGTCCGCGGACTGCTCACCACGGCGGGCGTGGCCTTCGAGGACGACCTGAAGCTGGTACGCGGCCTGGACTACTACACCCGCACGACCTTCGAGTTCGTCCACGACGGTCTGGGCTCGCAGTCCGCGGTGGGCGGCGGTGGTCGTTACGACGGCCTGTCCGAGATGATCGGCGGCCCCGCGCTGCCGTCCGTCGGCTGGGCCCTCGGCGTCGACCGCACGGTTCTCGCCCTGGAGGCAGAGGGGATCGAACTCGAACTCCCCGCCGTCACCAGTGTGTTCGCCGTCCCGCTGGGTGAAGAGGCCCGCCGCGTGCTGTTCGCGAAGGTCACCGAGCTGCGCAAGGCGGGCATCGCGGCCGACTTCGCCTACGGCGGCAAGGGCCTCAAGGCGGCGATGAAGGCGGCCAACCGCTCGGGCGCGCGCTACGCCCTCGTCCTCGGGGAGCGCGACCTGGCGGACGACGTGGTCCAGCTCAAGGACATGGACTCCGGTGAGCAGTCGGCGGTCGCGATCGCCGAGGTCCTCACGGAACTCCGCTCACGACTCGGCTGA
- the alaS gene encoding alanine--tRNA ligase, which produces MESAEIRRRWLSFFEERGHTVVPSASLIADDPTLLLVPAGMVPFKPYFLGEVKPPFPRATSVQKCVRTPDIEEVGKTTRHGTFFQMCGNFSFGDYFKEGAIKLAWELLTSPQDKGGYGLDPERVWITVYQDDDEAEQIWHEVVGVPKERIQRLGMKDNFWSMGVPGPCGPCSEINYDRGPEFGVEGGPAVNDERYVEIWNLVFMQYERGEGIGKDNFEILGDLPSKNIDTGLGLERLAMILQGVQNMYEIDTSMAVIDKATELTGVRYGDAHDSDVSLRVVTDHMRTATMLIGDGVTPGNEGRGYVLRRIMRRAIRNMRLLGATGPVVKGLIDTVIGMMGQQYPELITDRERIEKVALAEENAFLKTLKAGTNILDTAVAETKAAGSAILPGDKAFLLHDTWGFPIDLTLEMAAEQGLTVDEEGFRRLMKEQRERAKADAQAKKTGHADLGAYREIADASGATDFIGYSDTEGEVTVVGLLVDGLSSPAASEGDEVEVVLDRTPFYAEGGGQIGDTGRIRVDSGAVIEVRDCQKPVPGVYVHKGVVQVGEVTVGAKAHASIDARRRKAIARAHSATHLTHQALRDALGPTAAQAGSENQPGRFRFDFGSPSAVPTAVMTDVEQKINEVLARDLDVHAEVMGIDEAKKQGAIAEFGEKYGERVRVVTIGDFSKELCGGTHVHNTAQLGLVKLLGESSIGSGVRRIEALVGVDAYHFLAREHTVVNQLTELLKGRPEELPEKISSMLGKLKDAEKEIEKFRAEKVLQAAAGLAESAKDVRGVAVVTGRVPDGTTPDDLRKLVLDVRGRIQGGRAAVVALFTVTGGKPLTVIATNEAARERGLKAGDLVRTAAKTLGGGGGGKPDVAQGGGQNPAAVGDAVAAVERLVAEAAK; this is translated from the coding sequence ATGGAGTCGGCCGAGATTCGCCGCCGCTGGCTGAGCTTCTTCGAGGAGCGCGGGCACACCGTCGTCCCTTCGGCGTCGCTCATCGCGGACGACCCGACTCTGCTCCTCGTACCCGCCGGCATGGTGCCCTTCAAGCCCTACTTCCTGGGTGAGGTCAAGCCGCCCTTCCCGCGCGCCACCAGCGTGCAGAAGTGCGTGCGCACACCCGACATCGAAGAGGTCGGCAAGACCACGCGGCACGGCACGTTCTTCCAGATGTGCGGCAACTTCTCCTTCGGCGACTACTTCAAGGAAGGCGCCATCAAGCTGGCCTGGGAGCTGCTCACCTCGCCCCAGGACAAGGGCGGTTACGGTCTCGACCCCGAGCGCGTGTGGATCACCGTCTACCAGGACGACGACGAGGCCGAGCAGATCTGGCACGAGGTCGTCGGAGTGCCCAAGGAGCGCATCCAGCGCCTGGGGATGAAGGACAACTTCTGGTCCATGGGCGTGCCCGGCCCGTGCGGCCCCTGCTCCGAGATCAACTACGACCGCGGCCCCGAGTTCGGCGTCGAGGGCGGGCCCGCCGTCAACGACGAGCGGTACGTGGAGATCTGGAACCTCGTCTTCATGCAGTACGAACGAGGTGAGGGCATCGGCAAGGACAACTTCGAGATCCTCGGGGACCTGCCGAGCAAGAACATCGACACGGGGCTCGGCCTCGAGCGGCTCGCCATGATTCTGCAGGGCGTGCAGAACATGTACGAGATCGACACCTCCATGGCCGTCATCGACAAGGCCACCGAACTGACCGGGGTCCGCTACGGCGACGCCCACGACTCGGACGTGTCCCTGCGCGTGGTCACCGACCACATGCGCACCGCCACCATGCTCATCGGTGACGGCGTCACCCCGGGCAACGAGGGCCGCGGCTACGTACTGCGCCGCATCATGCGCCGCGCCATCCGCAACATGCGTCTGCTCGGCGCCACCGGTCCGGTCGTCAAGGGCCTCATTGACACCGTGATCGGCATGATGGGCCAGCAGTACCCCGAGCTGATCACCGACCGCGAGCGCATCGAGAAGGTCGCTCTCGCCGAGGAGAACGCCTTCCTCAAGACGCTGAAGGCCGGCACCAACATCCTCGACACCGCCGTCGCCGAGACCAAGGCCGCCGGCTCCGCGATCCTGCCCGGCGACAAGGCCTTCCTGCTCCACGACACCTGGGGCTTCCCGATCGACCTCACCTTGGAGATGGCCGCCGAGCAGGGCCTGACCGTGGATGAGGAGGGCTTCCGCCGCCTGATGAAGGAGCAGCGGGAGCGCGCCAAGGCTGATGCCCAGGCCAAGAAGACCGGCCACGCCGACCTGGGGGCCTACCGCGAGATCGCCGACGCCTCCGGCGCCACCGACTTCATCGGCTACAGCGACACCGAGGGGGAAGTCACGGTCGTCGGTCTGCTCGTCGACGGTCTGTCTTCCCCCGCCGCCAGCGAGGGCGACGAGGTCGAGGTCGTCCTGGACCGCACTCCGTTCTACGCCGAGGGCGGCGGCCAGATCGGTGACACCGGCCGGATCAGGGTCGACTCCGGTGCCGTCATCGAGGTCCGCGACTGTCAGAAGCCGGTGCCGGGCGTCTATGTCCACAAGGGCGTCGTCCAGGTCGGTGAGGTGACGGTCGGGGCCAAGGCCCACGCTTCCATCGACGCCCGCCGCCGCAAGGCCATCGCCCGCGCCCACTCGGCCACCCACCTGACCCACCAGGCCCTGCGCGACGCCCTCGGCCCGACCGCCGCCCAGGCCGGTTCCGAGAACCAGCCCGGCCGCTTCCGCTTCGACTTCGGTTCCCCGTCGGCCGTGCCGACGGCCGTGATGACGGACGTCGAGCAGAAGATCAACGAGGTGCTCGCCCGCGACCTCGACGTGCACGCCGAGGTCATGGGCATCGACGAGGCCAAGAAGCAGGGTGCCATCGCCGAGTTCGGCGAGAAGTACGGCGAGCGGGTCCGCGTGGTTACCATCGGCGACTTCTCCAAGGAGCTGTGTGGTGGCACCCACGTGCACAACACCGCTCAGCTGGGTCTGGTGAAGCTGCTCGGAGAGTCCTCCATCGGTTCCGGGGTGCGTCGTATCGAGGCCCTGGTCGGTGTGGACGCCTACCACTTCCTCGCCCGTGAGCACACGGTCGTCAACCAGTTGACCGAGCTACTCAAGGGCCGTCCGGAGGAGCTGCCGGAGAAGATCTCCTCGATGCTCGGCAAGCTGAAGGACGCCGAGAAGGAGATCGAGAAGTTCCGCGCCGAGAAGGTGCTGCAGGCCGCCGCTGGTCTGGCCGAGTCCGCCAAGGACGTACGCGGCGTGGCCGTCGTCACCGGCCGGGTTCCGGACGGCACCACGCCGGACGACCTGCGCAAGCTGGTCCTCGACGTACGCGGCCGCATCCAGGGCGGCCGGGCGGCCGTGGTGGCCCTGTTCACGGTGACGGGCGGTAAGCCGCTGACCGTCATCGCCACCAACGAGGCCGCCCGCGAGCGTGGGCTGAAGGCCGGTGACCTGGTCCGTACCGCCGCCAAGACGCTCGGCGGCGGCGGTGGCGGCAAGCCCGACGTCGCTCAGGGCGGCGGCCAGAACCCGGCTGCCGTCGGCGACGCCGTGGCTGCCGTCGAGCGTCTTGTCGCCGAAGCCGCCAAGTGA
- a CDS encoding peptidylprolyl isomerase, giving the protein MVSQDQRRRQLAREKFLRQQQRRTEARRKARVRNSAIASVLGVVVIGSVALYTTGVLKNDGKKTNASADITPSAAPTSKAPDPCAKPAKGSVKKLSFKKEPAMTIDTSAKYSMKLATTCGDINVALKASAAPHTVNSFNFLAAKGYFDHTKCHRLTTQGIYVLQCGDPKGTGTGGPGYTIPDENLKDKSLKGNVYPAGTVAMANQYNAQTQQGQNTGGSQFFLVYQDSQLPPYYTPFGTVDAAGMKVLKKIAAAGAQAPDPVSRNTAPNATVVINKATVTKS; this is encoded by the coding sequence GTGGTCAGCCAGGATCAGCGGCGGCGTCAGCTCGCCCGGGAGAAGTTCTTGCGGCAGCAGCAGCGGCGCACCGAGGCGCGGCGCAAGGCTCGCGTGCGCAACTCCGCGATCGCGTCCGTACTGGGCGTGGTCGTGATCGGCAGTGTCGCGCTGTACACGACCGGCGTGCTGAAGAACGACGGCAAGAAGACCAACGCGAGCGCCGACATCACGCCGAGCGCCGCCCCCACCAGCAAGGCGCCGGATCCGTGCGCGAAGCCGGCCAAGGGCTCGGTGAAGAAGCTGAGCTTCAAGAAGGAGCCGGCGATGACGATCGACACGTCGGCGAAGTACTCGATGAAGCTCGCGACGACGTGCGGTGACATCAACGTCGCGCTGAAGGCTTCGGCCGCGCCGCACACCGTGAACTCGTTCAACTTCCTGGCGGCCAAGGGCTACTTCGATCACACCAAGTGTCACCGCCTGACCACGCAGGGCATCTACGTGTTGCAGTGCGGTGATCCGAAGGGCACGGGGACGGGCGGTCCCGGCTACACGATCCCGGACGAGAATTTGAAGGACAAGAGCCTGAAGGGCAATGTGTACCCCGCGGGCACGGTGGCGATGGCCAACCAGTACAACGCGCAGACCCAGCAGGGACAGAACACCGGCGGCAGCCAGTTCTTCCTGGTCTACCAGGACAGTCAGCTGCCGCCCTACTACACGCCGTTCGGCACGGTCGACGCCGCCGGCATGAAGGTGCTCAAGAAGATCGCCGCGGCCGGCGCCCAGGCTCCGGATCCGGTCTCGCGCAACACCGCTCCCAACGCGACCGTGGTGATCAACAAGGCGACGGTCACCAAGTCCTGA